In Erinaceus europaeus chromosome 10, mEriEur2.1, whole genome shotgun sequence, one DNA window encodes the following:
- the NFIL3 gene encoding nuclear factor interleukin-3-regulated protein, translating to MQLRKMQTVKKEQASLDTSNGVDKMMVLNSALTEVPEDLTAGEELLLNEGNVGKNKSSACRRKREFIPDEKKDAMYWEKRRKNNEAAKRSREKRRLNDLVLENKLIALGEENATLKAELLSLKLKFGLISSTAYAQEIQKLSNSTAVYFQDYQAAKAHVSSFVDEHEPSMVASSCISVIKHSPQSSLSDVSEVSSLEHSQEGPAQAGCRSPESKFQMIKQEPMELESYTREPRDDRGAFRASMYQTYIGSSFPGYSHSPPLLQVNRSSSNSPRTSETDDGVVGKSSDGEDEQQVPKGPIHSPGELQRGHATVVKVPEVNSALPHKLRIKAKAMQIKVEAFDNDFDATQKLSSPIEMTSKRHFELEKHGTPNMVHASSLTPFSVQVTNIQDWSLKSEHWHQKELSGKTQNSFKTGVVEMKDNGYKVSDPENLFLKQGIANFSAEVVSLKRLIATHQISASDSG from the coding sequence ATGCAGCTGAGAAAAATGCAGACCGTCAAGAAGGAGCAGGCATCTCTCGATACCAGCAATGGTGTGGACAAGATGATGGTGCTTAACTCAGCCCTAACTGAAGTTCCTGAAGACTTGACAGCAGGGGAAGAGCTACTTCTAAATGAAGGAAATGTAGGGAAGAACAAGTCTTCAGCATGTCGGAGAAAGCGGGAGTTCATTCCTGACGAAaaaaaagatgccatgtattGGGAAAAAAGGCGGAAAAACAACGAGGCTGCCAAGAGATCTCGTGAGAAACGTCGGCTGAATGACCTGGTTTTAGAGAACAAACTAATTGCACTGGGAGAAGAAAATGCCACTTTAAAAGCCGAGCTGCTTTCGCTTAAATTAAAGTTTGGTTTAATTAGCTCTACAGCATATGCTCAAGAGATTCAGAAACTCAGTAATTCCACAGCTGTGTACTTTCAAGACTATCAGGCTGCCAAAGCCCACGTGAGCTCCTTTGTAGATGAGCACGAGCCCTCCATGGTGGCAAGTAGTTGCATCTCTGTTATTAAGCACTCTCCACAGAGCTCTCTGTCTGATGTTTCAGAAGTGTCCTCGCTAGAACATTCGCAGGAGGGCCCTGCGCAAGCCGGCTGCAGAAGTCCTGAAAGCAAGTTCCAAATGATTAAGCAAGAGCCCATGGAATTGGAGAGTTACACAAGGGAACCCAGAGATGACCGGGGTGCCTTCCGAGCATCCATGTATCAGACCTACATCGGAAGTTCTTTTCCTGGCTATTCACACTCCCCTCCACTGCTGCAAGTCAACCGATCTTCCAGTAACTCCCCCAGAACGTCGGAAACCGACGACGGTGTTGTCGGAAAGTCTTCCGATGGAGAAGATGAGCAGCAGGTCCCCAAGGGTCCCATCCACTCTCCTGGTGAGCTTCAACGCGGGCACGCCACAGTGGTTAAAGTTCCAGAGGTGAACTCTGCTTTGCCACACAAGCTTCGGATTAAAGCCAAAGCCATGCAGATAAAAGTCGAGGCCTTCGATAACGACTTTGATGCCACACAGAAACTTTCCTCACCCATTGAGATGACATCCAAGAGACATTTTGAACTGGAGAAGCATGGGACCCCAAACATGGTACATGCTTCTTCTCTCACCCCTTTTTCTGTGCAGGTGACGAACATTCAAGATTGGTCTCTCAAATCAGAACACTGGCATCAAAAAGAACTGAGTGGCAAAACTCAGAATAGTTTTAAAACTGGAGTGGTTGAAATGAAGGACAACGGCTACAAAGTGTCCGACCCAGAGAACTTGTTTTTGAAGCAGGGGATAGCAAACTTCTCTGCAGAGGTGGTCTCACTTAAAAGACTTATAGCCACACACCAGATCTCTGCATCTGACTCTGGGTGA